One genomic segment of Deltaproteobacteria bacterium HGW-Deltaproteobacteria-18 includes these proteins:
- the xseA gene encoding exodeoxyribonuclease VII large subunit codes for MHIFSVRTLTQAIKDVLEGEFPFVWVRGQVSNLSRPPSGHVYFSLKDDDATLSVVWFKGAQPKGAAGGGERVNPVTGEVESGEPFQLCDGQEVLVAGRMNVYPPRGAYQLVAELVQGQGLGELAVAFEAMKAKLSAKGYFDPDRKMTPPRNPRRVAVVTAPQGAALQDFLRIAGDRGYGATIRVYPSLVQGDSASAQISAALDRADRDGWADVIVLIRGGGSLEDLWAFNTEPVAEAIFRSRLPVVCGVGHEVDTTIADLVADQRAATPSHAAQLLWTERGVLRQQADEIFLALARGMERLLEARERSLQQQVQGLNWHSPARRIERWGFELERLGDRLRQAARTQLDSRATALARLEDRMHRSLGPAAMLSLRSDLDRTESALEQAGARFVRVRLEALRGLEGRLAALDPAAPLARGYALVRGSAGFVRSREDVRAGDEIRVQVADGEFSAEVLP; via the coding sequence ATGCACATATTCTCCGTCCGAACCCTGACCCAAGCCATCAAGGATGTCCTCGAAGGCGAATTCCCGTTCGTCTGGGTGCGGGGGCAGGTTTCGAACCTTTCCCGGCCGCCGTCCGGGCATGTGTATTTTTCCTTGAAGGACGATGACGCAACCTTGAGCGTGGTCTGGTTCAAGGGGGCGCAGCCCAAGGGGGCCGCCGGTGGTGGCGAGCGGGTCAATCCCGTCACTGGCGAGGTTGAGAGCGGGGAGCCTTTTCAGCTTTGCGATGGGCAGGAAGTGCTCGTGGCCGGGCGCATGAATGTGTATCCGCCGCGCGGGGCCTATCAGCTGGTGGCGGAGCTTGTGCAGGGCCAGGGGCTGGGCGAGCTGGCCGTGGCCTTTGAGGCCATGAAGGCCAAGCTCTCCGCCAAGGGGTATTTCGATCCGGACCGCAAGATGACGCCGCCGCGCAATCCCCGCCGGGTCGCCGTGGTCACCGCGCCCCAGGGCGCGGCCCTGCAGGATTTTTTGCGCATTGCAGGTGACCGGGGCTATGGCGCCACCATCCGGGTGTACCCGAGCCTGGTGCAGGGCGACAGCGCTTCGGCCCAGATTTCCGCCGCCCTGGACCGCGCCGACCGCGACGGCTGGGCCGATGTCATCGTGCTCATTCGCGGCGGCGGGTCCCTTGAAGATCTGTGGGCCTTCAACACCGAGCCCGTGGCCGAGGCCATCTTCCGCTCCCGCCTGCCCGTGGTCTGCGGGGTCGGGCACGAGGTGGACACGACCATCGCGGACCTGGTGGCGGACCAGCGCGCGGCCACGCCTTCCCACGCGGCGCAGCTTTTGTGGACCGAGCGCGGGGTGCTGCGTCAGCAGGCCGACGAGATTTTCCTGGCCCTGGCCCGCGGCATGGAGCGTTTGCTGGAAGCGCGGGAGCGGAGCCTGCAACAGCAGGTGCAAGGACTGAACTGGCATTCTCCGGCTCGTCGCATCGAGCGCTGGGGCTTTGAGCTGGAGCGGCTTGGGGACCGTCTGCGCCAGGCCGCAAGGACGCAGCTCGACAGCCGCGCCACGGCCCTGGCGCGTCTGGAGGATCGCATGCACCGCTCCCTGGGCCCGGCCGCGATGCTGTCCCTGCGTTCCGACCTGGATCGGACCGAATCAGCCTTGGAGCAGGCCGGAGCCCGCTTTGTGCGCGTCCGTCTGGAGGCCCTGCGTGGGCTCGAAGGCCGTCTCGCCGCCCTGGACCCTGCGGCTCCGCTGGCGCGAGGCTACGCTTTGGTCCGGGGCTCAGCCGGTTTCGTGCGTTCGCGGGAGGATGTGCGGGCGGGGGATGAAATCCGTGTACAGGTCGCGGACGGAGAATTTTCAGCGGAGGTGCTGCCATGA
- a CDS encoding proline--tRNA ligase yields the protein MLFSKFYVPTLKETPAEAEVISHKLLLRAGMIRKLTSGIYTYMPLGLRAINKVASIVREEMNRAGAQEISMPMVQPADLWQESGRWDFYGKELLRLKDRNGRDYCLGPTHEEVITDLVRGEVRSYRQLPINLYQIQTKFRDEIRPRFGLMRGREFIMKDAYSFDKDDEGVNASYQAMYDAYERVFTRLGLEFRAVSADSGAIGGSFSHEFMVLADTGEDTLAVCTSCSYAANLEKAETKPLPMCTQTCAAHEQVATPGKHTVEDVAGFLAVGTTQVMKTLLFDVDGKSVAVLLRGDREVNDVKLKNLLGATNVELATPEQVVAWTGAPVGFAGPVGLKVDAIYADHEIAAGTDFVCGANAADAHLVHVDPRRDITLSTDAAPTGYADLRSITLDDPCPACGGPIIMPKGIEVGHVFKLGTKYSKAMNATFLDENGKEQVLIMGCYGIGVSRVVAACIEQNNDAHGMIFPPSIAPFEVTLLAMSTKDEKVMTQCREIHDWLEGQGIDTLFDDRDERPGVKFNEADLLGSPMQIVIGGKGLEKGVLEAKNRKTGEKRELPVADWQNAVLEWRKEVMKEWGLA from the coding sequence ATGCTGTTCAGCAAATTCTACGTGCCCACCCTGAAGGAAACCCCGGCCGAGGCCGAGGTCATAAGCCACAAGCTTCTGCTGCGCGCGGGCATGATCCGCAAGCTGACCAGCGGCATCTACACCTACATGCCGCTGGGCCTTCGCGCCATCAACAAGGTCGCAAGCATCGTGCGCGAGGAGATGAACCGGGCCGGGGCCCAGGAGATCTCCATGCCCATGGTCCAGCCTGCCGACCTGTGGCAGGAGAGCGGGCGCTGGGATTTCTACGGCAAGGAGCTCCTGCGCCTCAAAGACCGTAACGGCCGCGACTATTGTCTCGGACCCACCCACGAGGAGGTCATCACCGATCTTGTTCGCGGCGAGGTCCGGTCCTATCGCCAGCTGCCCATCAATCTGTACCAGATCCAGACCAAGTTCCGCGACGAAATCCGGCCCCGCTTCGGACTCATGCGCGGCCGCGAATTTATCATGAAGGACGCCTACTCCTTCGACAAGGACGACGAGGGCGTGAACGCAAGCTACCAGGCCATGTACGACGCCTACGAGCGCGTCTTCACCCGCCTGGGCCTTGAATTTCGCGCCGTAAGCGCCGACTCGGGCGCCATCGGCGGCAGTTTTTCCCATGAGTTCATGGTCCTGGCCGACACGGGCGAGGACACCCTGGCCGTTTGCACGTCCTGTTCCTACGCGGCCAACCTGGAGAAGGCGGAGACGAAACCTCTGCCCATGTGCACGCAGACCTGCGCCGCGCATGAGCAGGTGGCCACTCCGGGCAAGCACACGGTGGAAGACGTGGCCGGGTTCCTGGCCGTGGGCACGACCCAGGTCATGAAGACCCTGCTTTTTGATGTGGACGGCAAATCCGTGGCCGTGCTCCTGAGAGGCGACCGCGAAGTCAACGACGTGAAACTCAAGAACCTGCTCGGCGCGACCAACGTCGAACTGGCCACCCCGGAGCAGGTTGTGGCCTGGACCGGCGCGCCCGTGGGTTTCGCCGGACCGGTGGGCCTGAAGGTCGACGCCATCTACGCGGACCATGAAATCGCGGCGGGCACGGATTTTGTCTGCGGCGCCAACGCCGCCGACGCGCACCTCGTTCACGTCGACCCGCGCCGCGACATCACCCTGTCCACCGACGCCGCGCCCACGGGCTACGCGGACCTGCGCTCCATCACCCTGGACGATCCCTGTCCGGCCTGCGGCGGCCCCATAATCATGCCCAAGGGCATCGAGGTCGGCCATGTCTTCAAGCTCGGCACCAAGTATTCCAAGGCCATGAACGCGACCTTTCTGGACGAGAACGGCAAGGAACAGGTACTCATCATGGGCTGCTACGGCATCGGCGTGAGCCGCGTGGTGGCTGCATGCATCGAGCAGAACAACGACGCCCACGGCATGATCTTTCCGCCGTCCATCGCCCCCTTCGAGGTCACCCTCCTTGCCATGTCCACCAAGGACGAAAAGGTCATGACCCAGTGCCGCGAAATCCATGACTGGCTTGAGGGCCAGGGCATCGACACCCTGTTCGACGACCGCGACGAACGACCCGGCGTCAAGTTCAACGAAGCGGACCTGCTCGGTTCCCCCATGCAGATCGTCATCGGCGGCAAGGGCCTGGAAAAGGGCGTGCTCGAGGCCAAGAACCGCAAGACGGGCGAAAAGCGTGAACTGCCCGTGGCCGACTGGCAGAATGCGGTTCTGGAATGGCGCAAGGAAGTGATGAAGGAATGGGGTTTGGCATAA
- a CDS encoding ADP-ribosylglycohydrolase, translating into MPGKDFQDRAAGAIMGAFIGDALALGPHWYYDLDDLRRDYGDWITGYTDPKPGRYHDGLRAGQQSQAGFILELTLASLVERGGHDVEDFCQRMDHELFPLLDGTPVSGPGSYTSQSIREAWRRRVKQKLPWGQTAGQADTTEAIERTLAIAVRYAKDPAQLATAVADNAALTQDDDLVLSLTVAYCAVLGQLVQGHPLDALISDRLMKLVKTGDLPFHAVTRENLQPPRPGDPDPPRAGRFASPDALLSPAYMAAAAADPDVRIEPAWKVSLVYGMPCAIYHQLPAAYYLAARFRDDFESAVLHAVNGGGQNQARAILTGALVGAQTGLSGIPWRFTDGLARGTDLLELAERLAEQAEGELKA; encoded by the coding sequence ATGCCTGGTAAGGATTTTCAGGACCGCGCCGCGGGGGCAATCATGGGGGCCTTCATCGGGGACGCCCTGGCCCTTGGACCCCATTGGTACTACGATCTGGATGACCTGCGTCGCGATTACGGCGACTGGATCACCGGCTACACAGATCCGAAACCCGGCCGCTATCATGACGGCTTGCGGGCCGGGCAGCAGTCCCAGGCGGGGTTCATCCTCGAACTGACCCTGGCCTCATTGGTGGAGCGCGGCGGCCATGACGTCGAGGATTTTTGCCAGCGCATGGACCATGAGCTGTTTCCCCTGCTCGACGGGACGCCCGTGAGCGGACCTGGGAGCTACACCAGTCAGTCCATCCGCGAAGCCTGGAGGCGGCGCGTAAAGCAAAAACTGCCATGGGGGCAGACCGCAGGACAGGCCGACACCACCGAGGCCATCGAGCGCACCCTGGCCATTGCGGTGCGCTACGCAAAGGATCCTGCGCAGCTTGCCACGGCCGTGGCCGACAACGCTGCCCTGACTCAGGACGACGACCTCGTTCTGTCCCTGACCGTGGCCTACTGCGCCGTGCTCGGGCAACTGGTGCAGGGGCATCCGCTGGACGCGCTAATTTCGGACCGGCTCATGAAGCTGGTCAAGACCGGGGACCTGCCGTTTCACGCCGTGACCCGCGAGAACCTTCAGCCGCCAAGGCCGGGGGATCCCGATCCGCCGCGCGCCGGTCGTTTCGCGTCTCCGGATGCGCTCTTGTCCCCAGCTTACATGGCCGCTGCGGCTGCGGACCCTGACGTGCGCATCGAACCGGCCTGGAAGGTCTCCCTGGTCTATGGCATGCCCTGCGCCATCTACCATCAACTGCCCGCGGCGTACTATCTGGCGGCACGTTTTCGTGACGATTTTGAATCCGCTGTGCTCCACGCGGTGAACGGCGGCGGACAGAATCAGGCCAGGGCCATCCTGACCGGAGCCCTGGTCGGGGCCCAGACGGGACTTTCCGGCATTCCCTGGCGCTTCACGGACGGCCTTGCGCGAGGCACCGATCTGCTGGAACTGGCGGAGAGGCTTGCGGAGCAGGCGGAAGGGGAGTTGAAGGCGTGA
- a CDS encoding 4-hydroxy-3-methylbut-2-en-1-yl diphosphate synthase, which yields MTTPAASSHPCPDLCADSPILAPRVRTRSLFVGGVGIGGGNPVRVQSMTNTDTRDVDATLAQIAALASAGCEIVRLAVLDLEASLALKSICAATPVPLIADIHFDSRLAVQAVEAGVKGLRINPGNIGGPDKVDRVVHAARAAGVPIRIGVNSGSVDKGLLQKYGGPTPAAMVESALEHVRLLEERGFDAIKISLKSSSVLGTVAAYRLMAKTVDYPLHIGVTEAGTAMRGAVKSSVGLGILLAEGIGDTLRVSLTADPVEEMLVAWEILRALGLRSRGPEIVSCPTCGRTEIGLIELANAVEDRLRGVEEVFTVAVMGCVVNGPGEAREADIGVAGGRDSGLIFRKGEVVRKVKGRAELLPAFMEELEKFLEERRGIA from the coding sequence ATGACAACCCCAGCTGCCTCCTCGCATCCTTGTCCGGATCTTTGTGCGGATTCTCCCATTTTGGCCCCGCGCGTCAGGACCCGCTCCCTCTTCGTGGGCGGCGTGGGTATCGGCGGTGGCAATCCCGTGCGCGTGCAGTCCATGACCAATACGGACACCCGCGACGTGGACGCGACCCTGGCCCAGATTGCGGCCCTGGCCTCCGCCGGCTGCGAGATCGTGCGCCTGGCCGTGCTGGACCTTGAAGCATCCCTGGCCCTCAAAAGCATCTGCGCCGCAACGCCCGTTCCGCTCATCGCCGACATTCACTTCGATTCCCGCCTGGCCGTGCAGGCCGTGGAAGCGGGCGTGAAGGGCCTGCGCATCAATCCCGGCAACATCGGCGGGCCGGACAAGGTCGACCGCGTGGTGCATGCGGCCCGGGCGGCCGGAGTGCCCATCCGCATCGGCGTGAACAGCGGTTCCGTGGACAAGGGCCTGCTGCAAAAATACGGCGGTCCTACTCCGGCGGCCATGGTCGAGAGCGCGCTTGAGCATGTGCGTCTGCTTGAAGAGAGAGGATTCGACGCTATCAAGATTTCGCTCAAATCATCAAGTGTGCTCGGCACGGTCGCCGCCTATCGTCTCATGGCGAAAACCGTGGACTATCCGCTGCACATCGGCGTGACCGAGGCCGGGACGGCCATGCGCGGGGCGGTCAAGTCCTCGGTGGGTCTCGGCATCCTGCTGGCCGAGGGCATCGGCGACACGCTCAGGGTTTCGCTGACCGCTGATCCTGTCGAGGAAATGCTCGTGGCCTGGGAGATCCTGCGCGCCCTCGGGCTTCGGTCCAGAGGTCCGGAGATCGTGTCCTGCCCGACCTGCGGTCGAACCGAGATCGGTCTCATCGAGCTGGCCAACGCCGTGGAAGACAGGCTGCGCGGAGTGGAAGAGGTTTTTACCGTGGCGGTCATGGGCTGCGTGGTCAACGGCCCCGGCGAAGCGCGGGAAGCGGACATCGGCGTGGCCGGCGGACGGGACTCGGGGCTCATCTTCCGCAAGGGCGAGGTCGTGCGCAAGGTGAAGGGCCGCGCGGAGCTGCTGCCTGCCTTCATGGAGGAGCTGGAGAAATTTCTGGAAGAGCGGCGGGGCATTGCATGA
- the cooS gene encoding carbon-monoxide dehydrogenase catalytic subunit has translation MAKEREIQDLSPWEDAQKMIAKAGREGVNLVWDRLKDQTPHCTFCEQGLTCSKCVMGPCRINPKGPKKMLGVCGADGDLTVARNFGRFVAAGAAAHSDHGRDLLETLAAIGEGQTTDYGIRDEAKLERICKELGIETQGLTVREQAKALANLFFEDYGCRSHNVAFSSRAPQKRKDVWKRFGCTPRGIDRDCVEMLHRTHMGVDCDPVSICLHASRVALADGWGGSMIATEISDIIFGTPKPVKSLVNLGVLKEDQVNILVHGHSPIVSEMILAAAREPEILAKAKEVGAQGINIAGLCCTGNELLMRQGVPMAGNHLMTELAIVTGAVEMVIVDYQCIMPSLVNVANCYHTKFVSTSDKAKFPGGIHMEFNFKNAREKAREAVLMAVEAYSRRDPDKVEIPSKPMSITSGFSNEAILGALGGTPEPLVQALAAGKVRGVVGIVGCNNPKLKHDHVHVNLAQELIKRNILVLATGCATVAMGKAGLLEPEAASRAGAGLKEICQALGIPPVLHVGSCVDNSRILHICAVLANHAGLDISDLPVAASAPEWYSEKAAAIGLYAVASGIYTHLGLPPHILGSSMITTLALKGLDDVFGACFAVEPGPLQAAELIDERIKAKRLALGWPA, from the coding sequence ATGGCCAAGGAAAGAGAAATCCAGGATTTGAGCCCCTGGGAAGACGCCCAGAAAATGATCGCCAAGGCTGGACGCGAGGGAGTGAATCTCGTCTGGGACCGGCTCAAAGACCAGACCCCCCACTGCACCTTCTGCGAACAGGGCCTGACCTGCAGCAAATGCGTCATGGGCCCCTGCCGCATCAATCCCAAGGGGCCGAAGAAAATGCTCGGCGTGTGCGGCGCCGACGGCGACCTGACCGTGGCCCGCAACTTCGGGCGCTTCGTGGCCGCCGGGGCCGCAGCGCACTCGGACCATGGCCGCGATCTGCTGGAGACGCTGGCGGCCATCGGCGAGGGGCAGACCACCGACTACGGCATCCGCGACGAGGCCAAGCTTGAACGCATCTGCAAGGAACTGGGCATTGAGACCCAGGGGCTGACGGTGCGCGAACAGGCCAAGGCTCTGGCGAATCTGTTCTTCGAGGATTACGGCTGCCGCTCCCACAACGTGGCCTTCAGCAGCCGCGCACCCCAGAAACGCAAAGACGTCTGGAAACGTTTCGGTTGCACCCCGCGCGGCATCGACCGCGACTGCGTGGAGATGCTCCACCGCACGCACATGGGAGTGGATTGCGACCCGGTCTCCATCTGCCTGCACGCCAGCCGCGTGGCGCTAGCCGACGGCTGGGGCGGATCCATGATCGCCACCGAAATCTCGGACATCATCTTCGGCACGCCCAAACCCGTCAAATCCCTGGTCAACCTGGGTGTCCTCAAGGAGGACCAGGTCAACATCCTGGTCCACGGCCACAGCCCCATCGTGTCCGAGATGATCCTGGCAGCGGCCCGCGAGCCCGAAATCCTGGCCAAAGCCAAAGAGGTCGGAGCCCAGGGCATCAACATCGCGGGACTGTGCTGTACGGGCAACGAGCTGCTCATGCGCCAGGGCGTGCCCATGGCCGGCAACCATCTCATGACCGAGCTCGCCATCGTGACCGGCGCGGTGGAGATGGTCATCGTGGACTACCAGTGCATCATGCCGAGCCTCGTGAACGTGGCAAACTGCTATCATACCAAATTCGTCTCAACTTCGGACAAGGCCAAGTTCCCCGGCGGCATCCACATGGAATTCAACTTCAAAAACGCCCGCGAGAAAGCCCGCGAAGCAGTGCTCATGGCTGTTGAAGCCTACTCGCGCCGCGATCCCGACAAGGTCGAGATTCCGTCGAAGCCCATGTCCATCACCTCCGGCTTCTCCAACGAAGCCATCCTGGGCGCCCTGGGCGGAACCCCCGAACCGCTCGTTCAAGCCCTGGCGGCCGGAAAGGTGCGCGGCGTGGTCGGCATCGTTGGCTGCAACAACCCCAAGCTCAAGCACGACCATGTGCACGTGAACCTGGCCCAGGAGCTGATCAAACGCAACATCCTGGTGTTAGCCACTGGCTGTGCTACCGTAGCCATGGGCAAGGCCGGACTTCTGGAGCCGGAAGCGGCCTCGCGGGCCGGGGCAGGCCTTAAGGAAATCTGCCAGGCGCTGGGCATCCCGCCGGTGCTGCATGTGGGCAGCTGCGTGGACAACTCGCGCATCCTGCACATCTGCGCCGTGCTGGCCAACCATGCGGGCCTGGACATCAGCGATCTGCCAGTGGCGGCCAGCGCGCCCGAATGGTACTCTGAAAAGGCGGCAGCCATCGGCCTTTACGCCGTGGCCAGCGGAATCTACACCCACCTCGGCCTGCCGCCGCACATCCTGGGCAGCTCCATGATCACGACCCTGGCGCTAAAAGGCCTGGATGACGTCTTCGGGGCATGCTTTGCCGTTGAACCCGGCCCCTTGCAGGCCGCGGAACTGATCGATGAACGCATCAAGGCCAAACGTCTGGCCCTGGGCTGGCCCGCCTAG
- a CDS encoding carbon monoxide dehydrogenase: MKIAFAGKGGVGKTTLCAWLGDYLARQGHDVLLVDADTALSLGQASGLEAAELPVPLYAREDLVRERIGSGYLSLNPDVSDLPEELSVELPVQNDGGPRPGRKRLLTMGSITGAGDGCACAANALLKSVLAHLVLREENYVLVDLEAGVEHLGRGTVAGVDALVVVSEPSRRSLETAARVGALAEELGLSRQVLAINRGVGEPELPAMAGLPENVVHLPILPSLVDRQLIQASVLNLADGPVVDAVCARLLAAMTRNS; this comes from the coding sequence ATGAAGATCGCATTCGCGGGCAAGGGCGGCGTGGGCAAGACCACACTGTGCGCCTGGCTGGGGGATTATCTGGCACGGCAGGGGCACGACGTGCTGCTGGTGGACGCGGACACGGCGCTCAGTCTGGGCCAGGCCAGCGGACTTGAGGCCGCAGAGCTGCCCGTGCCCCTCTATGCGCGCGAGGATCTGGTCCGCGAACGCATCGGCAGCGGCTACCTGAGCCTCAATCCAGACGTGTCCGACCTGCCCGAAGAACTCAGCGTCGAGCTGCCGGTGCAGAACGACGGAGGCCCGCGCCCGGGTCGCAAGCGGCTGCTGACCATGGGCTCCATCACCGGGGCCGGGGACGGTTGCGCCTGCGCGGCCAACGCCCTGCTCAAGTCCGTGCTGGCCCATCTGGTACTGCGGGAAGAAAACTACGTACTGGTTGATCTGGAAGCCGGGGTGGAACATCTGGGACGGGGCACAGTGGCCGGGGTCGATGCCCTGGTGGTGGTCAGCGAACCAAGCCGCCGGTCGCTGGAAACGGCGGCCAGGGTAGGCGCACTGGCCGAAGAACTGGGACTTTCGCGACAGGTGCTGGCAATCAATCGGGGCGTCGGCGAACCCGAACTGCCCGCAATGGCGGGACTGCCCGAAAACGTGGTGCATCTGCCGATCCTGCCGAGCCTGGTCGACCGGCAACTGATCCAGGCCAGCGTCCTGAATCTGGCCGACGGCCCTGTGGTCGATGCCGTATGCGCCCGGTTGCTCGCAGCAATGACTCGAAATTCCTGA
- a CDS encoding Crp/Fnr family transcriptional regulator translates to MRLTEITLLQDLHRPEMAPVRKLFSSRKFVRGALVFEPKAGDQIFIVTSGRARVYLAYRDKEFTMAMLDAGDVYATHTRAYVQALDDLEILIASVSEVRRYLGSMPSFNSAMIHVLGDLLSHAISVIDTLAFKDVRNRLIEFLVYEARRLPRCRECRHCGQCEDGGMVSLGLNTEQMATIIGSSRQTVSSLLNALAKEGVIQLKGRGVICIPDIAALEGCAAQEN, encoded by the coding sequence ATGCGCCTGACCGAAATCACGCTGCTGCAAGACCTCCATCGCCCGGAGATGGCTCCCGTCCGCAAGCTCTTCAGCTCCCGGAAGTTTGTCCGGGGAGCCTTGGTCTTCGAGCCCAAGGCCGGGGACCAGATCTTCATCGTGACCTCCGGGCGGGCCCGCGTGTACCTTGCCTACCGCGACAAGGAATTCACCATGGCCATGCTCGATGCCGGCGATGTTTACGCGACCCACACCAGAGCCTACGTCCAGGCTCTGGACGACCTTGAAATCCTCATCGCCAGCGTTTCCGAAGTCCGCCGCTATCTTGGCTCCATGCCCAGCTTCAACTCCGCCATGATCCACGTGCTGGGCGACCTTCTGTCCCACGCCATCTCGGTCATCGATACCCTTGCCTTCAAGGACGTGCGCAACCGGCTCATCGAATTTCTGGTCTACGAGGCCAGACGCCTGCCCCGCTGCCGGGAATGCCGCCACTGCGGCCAGTGCGAAGACGGCGGCATGGTCTCCCTGGGCCTCAATACGGAGCAGATGGCGACCATCATCGGCTCATCCCGCCAGACAGTCTCATCCCTGCTCAACGCCCTGGCCAAGGAAGGCGTCATCCAGCTCAAAGGCCGCGGCGTCATCTGCATTCCCGATATCGCGGCGCTCGAAGGCTGCGCGGCGCAGGAAAACTGA
- a CDS encoding DNA repair protein RadA, producing the protein MKTKSAYVCTACKAVSPRWQGQCPKCLAWNTLEPALQHSGPSRDMPLNRPVDLRELPTLLEDRISSQLSGLDGILGSGFVPGGVILLGGEPGIGKSTLLLQVGASIERSGKGVIYVSGEESLSQIRSRAERLGMLGDRLTALATNQVDDILACMEDSPALIVVDSVQTMISSRVEGLPGSVSQVRAVATALTERAKQTGVTVILVGHVTKDGQIAGPKLLEHMVDTVLYLEGDKEHLFRILRVVKNRFGPSNEILLFEMREKGMSVIEDPSTFFLQARDTALSGTALVMSMESQRPFVVEVQALVTRTFLAFPRRTALGFDANRLHLLIAVMEKRLQISLGQVDVYAKVGGGLRMKDPGLDLGIVAAILSSFYDRSLPEGAVFWGEVDLNGQIRPVTGHEVRLRQAANLGYAPMVHPKTGAGGKGWSRIGDVQKMLFGQPGKE; encoded by the coding sequence ATGAAAACAAAGAGCGCTTACGTGTGTACGGCCTGCAAGGCTGTCAGCCCCCGCTGGCAGGGGCAGTGTCCCAAATGCCTGGCCTGGAACACCCTTGAGCCGGCACTGCAACATTCCGGCCCGTCCAGGGACATGCCGCTGAACCGTCCCGTCGACCTGCGCGAGCTGCCGACGCTTCTTGAAGACCGGATCAGCTCTCAGCTGTCCGGGCTTGACGGAATACTCGGCAGCGGGTTCGTGCCCGGAGGCGTCATCCTGCTCGGCGGGGAGCCGGGCATCGGCAAATCCACGTTGCTCCTGCAGGTGGGAGCATCCATCGAGCGTTCCGGCAAGGGCGTCATCTATGTTTCCGGTGAAGAATCCCTGTCCCAGATCCGTAGTCGGGCCGAGCGCCTGGGCATGCTGGGGGACCGGCTGACCGCGCTTGCGACCAATCAGGTGGACGATATCCTGGCCTGCATGGAGGACAGCCCTGCGCTCATTGTCGTGGATTCGGTGCAGACCATGATTTCATCCAGGGTCGAGGGTCTGCCCGGTTCCGTCAGCCAGGTCCGGGCCGTGGCCACGGCCCTGACCGAGCGGGCCAAGCAGACCGGAGTCACGGTCATCCTGGTCGGGCACGTGACCAAGGACGGGCAGATCGCAGGCCCCAAGCTGCTGGAGCACATGGTCGACACGGTCCTGTACCTTGAAGGGGACAAGGAACACCTTTTCCGCATCCTGCGCGTGGTCAAGAACCGCTTCGGTCCATCCAACGAGATCCTGCTTTTCGAGATGCGGGAAAAGGGCATGAGCGTCATCGAGGACCCCTCGACCTTCTTTCTGCAGGCCCGCGACACCGCGCTCTCGGGCACGGCCCTGGTCATGTCCATGGAGTCCCAGCGGCCCTTTGTGGTCGAGGTCCAGGCGCTGGTCACGCGCACCTTTCTGGCCTTTCCCCGGCGTACGGCCCTGGGCTTTGACGCCAACCGCCTGCACCTTCTGATCGCGGTCATGGAGAAACGGCTGCAGATCAGCCTGGGGCAGGTCGATGTTTACGCCAAGGTCGGCGGCGGCTTGCGCATGAAGGATCCCGGGCTTGATCTGGGCATTGTCGCGGCCATATTGTCATCCTTTTACGACCGCTCCCTGCCCGAGGGCGCCGTGTTCTGGGGTGAGGTGGACCTGAACGGGCAGATCAGGCCGGTTACGGGGCATGAAGTGAGGCTGCGCCAGGCGGCGAACCTCGGTTACGCGCCCATGGTCCACCCCAAGACCGGAGCCGGTGGCAAGGGATGGTCGAGGATTGGGGATGTGCAGAAGATGCTGTTCGGGCAGCCGGGGAAGGAATGA
- the hpt gene encoding hypoxanthine phosphoribosyltransferase: MKFVQLFDRSQIEARAQELGREISSHYGNEPLVCVCVLKGAYAFFTDLMRNLTIHPTMDFVRLSSYADQTSRKSKMVFSKDMEIDIRDKHVLVVEDIVDTGHSMGFLIKVLEARSPKSIKIAAMIDKTERREVDVNVDFVGFPLDKGYIVGYGLDYAEQYRELDGIYDLKFSEA, from the coding sequence ATGAAATTTGTACAGCTTTTTGACCGTTCGCAAATCGAAGCAAGAGCCCAGGAACTGGGGCGTGAAATATCCAGCCATTACGGTAATGAACCGTTGGTCTGCGTATGCGTGCTCAAGGGCGCCTACGCATTTTTTACTGATCTGATGCGTAATTTGACCATCCATCCCACCATGGATTTTGTTCGTCTTTCCAGTTATGCGGATCAGACTTCCCGCAAATCGAAGATGGTTTTCTCCAAGGACATGGAGATCGATATCAGGGACAAGCATGTGCTTGTCGTTGAGGATATCGTCGATACGGGCCATTCAATGGGTTTCTTGATCAAGGTTCTCGAAGCGCGTAGTCCCAAATCCATCAAGATCGCGGCCATGATCGACAAGACAGAGCGCCGCGAGGTAGATGTGAATGTGGATTTTGTGGGTTTCCCACTGGATAAAGGCTACATCGTCGGCTATGGGCTTGACTACGCCGAGCAATACAGAGAACTTGACGGAATATACGACCTCAAATTCTCGGAAGCATAG